In a single window of the Penaeus monodon isolate SGIC_2016 chromosome 3, NSTDA_Pmon_1, whole genome shotgun sequence genome:
- the LOC119596320 gene encoding pro-resilin-like has product MTLKIAVLLALSVTILAESIPRYSPPAPSYNAPAPAPTGPAQYDFNYAVQDNFGNDFGHQESRNGYDTQGTYYVQLPDGRLQRVTYTVNGDSGFIADVAYQGEAQYPAHQPSQSYQPAPTPAYG; this is encoded by the exons ATGACTCTCAAG ATCGCCGTTTTGCTCGCTCTGTCGGTGACAATCCTCGCCGAATCAATTCCAAGATACAGTCCTCCTGCTCCTTCCTACAACGCTCCTGCTCCCGCTCCTACG GGACCTGCACAGTACGACTTCAATTATGCTGTGCAAGATAACTTTggaaacgacttcggtcaccaaGAAAGCCGAAATGGATACGACACTCAGGGTACGTATTACGTCCAACTCCCCGACGGCCGTCTGCAGAGGGTAACCTATACTGTGAACGGCGACTCCGGCTTCATAGCTGATGTTGCCTACCAGGGAGAGGCCCAGTATCCTGCCCATCAGCCATCCCAATCCTACCAACCTGCTCCCACCCCTGCATACGGTTAA